The following DNA comes from Anastrepha obliqua isolate idAnaObli1 chromosome 1, idAnaObli1_1.0, whole genome shotgun sequence.
AGTCTTGGCGGCTTGGGTAGTGGGACATCGAGTGGATTTGGAGGTCTTGGAGGTGTCGGAGGTCCAAGCGGCGGTTCATCTGGAAGTTTCGGCAACTTAGGCAATGGTCTTGGCGGATTAGGCGGTGGATTGGGAGGTTTTGGAGGTGGTCCATCTTATGGCATTGACGGTGGTTCGAGCTCAGGTCCTTCTGGTCCCAGTGATTACAGCGGTGGCAGCAGTGGCAGCGCACCTGGTAGCAGTAGCTCAGTTGGCGCCCCAGCAGAAGCGGAATACGAAAAGGAATTCTATACATACACCGCTGATGAAAGTGATTTCAATGAACCAGAATCCAACGACCAGGTCGCCAATTCATTAAAGAAGAATTTACGTGTTATTTTCATCAAGGGACCCGAAAACAACGGTTTGGAAAAGGCCGCTATCAACTTGGCTAAACATGCTTCCGAACAGAAGACCGCTATCTATGTGTTGCAGAAACAAGCGGATTTGGGTGACTTAGCTAACAAATTGCAAGTTTCACATGATTTGCAGAGCCACAAACCCGAAGTACACTTTGTGAAATATCGCACTCCCGAAGATGCGGCTAACGCTCAAAAGGCCATCCAATCGCAATATGATCAGTTGGATGGACCTTCACAATCGCACGATGGTGGAGCTGCTCCAGTTCACAACTTTGCATCTCCAGCTGCTCG
Coding sequences within:
- the LOC129235586 gene encoding pupal cuticle protein 36a-like, whose translation is MRAFMVLCFVALATADKLGYNYQPVGHSDSGLSFIPGSGSSGGLPGSSGGLGGLGGIGGSLGGLGSGTSSGFGGLGGVGGPSGGSSGSFGNLGNGLGGLGGGLGGFGGGPSYGIDGGSSSGPSGPSDYSGGSSGSAPGSSSSVGAPAEAEYEKEFYTYTADESDFNEPESNDQVANSLKKNLRVIFIKGPENNGLEKAAINLAKHASEQKTAIYVLQKQADLGDLANKLQVSHDLQSHKPEVHFVKYRTPEDAANAQKAIQSQYDQLDGPSQSHDGGAAPVHNFASPAARNAPSGDSDGISGAAGGISGDVGRVGGVSSGLGSGGRVSGSKGLAAPRATYLPAAILRAFRF